A region from the Nostoc sp. HK-01 genome encodes:
- a CDS encoding exodeoxyribonuclease III → MKIVTWNVNSIRTRLEQVSNWLSENPVDVLCLQETKVIDADFPRSPFTELGYHVYISGQKAYNGVALISRQPLTDVSSGFTTILPHLEPEWDEQKRVITGVIDGIQIVNLYVPNGSAIGSEKYEFKLRWLTILREYLQFLLKSQPAICICGDFNIALESIDIHDKVNPENHIMASQAERQALRDILELGFADAFRKFTTEGGHYSWWDYRTAAFRRNLGWRIDHHYLTPVLYERAKSCIIDVNPRKLTQPSDHTPVIVEIE, encoded by the coding sequence ATGAAAATTGTTACTTGGAATGTTAATTCGATTCGCACTCGTCTAGAACAGGTGAGCAATTGGTTGAGTGAGAATCCGGTAGATGTGCTTTGTTTGCAAGAGACTAAAGTCATAGATGCCGACTTTCCGCGATCGCCCTTTACAGAATTAGGTTATCACGTCTATATATCAGGACAAAAAGCTTATAACGGTGTAGCTCTAATCTCTCGTCAACCACTAACAGATGTTTCATCTGGATTCACCACCATATTGCCTCATTTGGAACCAGAATGGGATGAGCAGAAACGCGTAATTACAGGTGTGATTGATGGCATTCAGATTGTAAATTTATATGTGCCTAACGGTTCTGCAATTGGCAGTGAAAAATATGAATTTAAGTTACGCTGGTTGACTATTTTACGGGAGTATCTACAATTTCTGCTTAAATCTCAACCAGCCATTTGCATCTGTGGCGACTTCAATATTGCGCTGGAATCGATAGATATTCACGACAAAGTAAATCCAGAAAACCACATTATGGCATCCCAGGCAGAACGCCAAGCCTTACGAGATATTCTGGAATTAGGCTTTGCCGATGCTTTTCGCAAATTTACTACTGAAGGAGGTCATTATAGTTGGTGGGATTATCGCACAGCCGCCTTTCGCCGCAACTTGGGTTGGCGAATTGACCATCACTATCTCACACCAGTTTTGTATGAGCGTGCCAAAAGTTGCATCATTGATGTTAACCCCAGAAAATTGACCCAACCCAGCGACCACACACCAGTGATTGTGGAAATTGAGTAA
- a CDS encoding diguanylate cyclase/phosphodiesterase with GAF sensor: MSKKSPTSKTCACRHLARCQKREAGRLFLWFPIPHTLTKVTAYLQQFSLDYELMQERPGLSLKCQPGQAQEIAYNLAQLLAPRELKETQVLFIRGELQPQLQDFSDIASLQRFITFNQSEWLVNMLAKERFTTHFQPIVSIQNTSEIYGYESLLRGLDEKGNLLSPGPILELATEAGLLPQLDRLARLSTIAQFSRYQVNGKIFVNFTPTALYDPASCLRSTVEAIDQAGIAHDQVVFEVVESDSPQDLAHLKVVLQYYRDRGFLVALDDLGSGYSGLNLLHQLRPDFIKLDIELIRDVHQDLYKASITEKIIEIAHKLNIHTVAEGIECIEELNWLREKGATFAQGYLIAQPHPVPVTHTPHFEAIALTLASATDQPIQQQVQHQSESERIVAAVTQRIRQSLELDEILQTTADEVRQLFAVDRVVIYQFEPDWSGLVAVESLAPGCISILGFNVMDTCFQSTRADYYQQGNTRAIENIETAGLSPCHIELLQSLQIRANLVVPILQQERLWGLLIAHQCSSTRKWHQSEVNLFNQLAGQAAIAIHQSELYHQLQQANQELQRLAASDGLTQVANRRCFDDTLNTEWQRLAREQACLSLILCDVDCFKLYNDTYGHLAGDDVLRQVAQAISMTVKRPADLVARYGGEEFAVILPNTDTEGAIAVATEIQNNIRALQLQQPNSQVNQIITLSLGVATIIPDSQSSPATLIAAADQGLYQAKAQGRNCIVQMNGEA; encoded by the coding sequence ATGAGCAAGAAATCTCCTACTTCCAAGACTTGTGCTTGTCGCCATCTTGCACGCTGCCAAAAGAGGGAAGCAGGCAGACTTTTTCTCTGGTTTCCTATTCCCCATACCCTCACAAAAGTTACTGCTTACCTACAACAATTTTCCCTAGATTATGAACTGATGCAAGAGCGTCCAGGGCTAAGTTTAAAGTGTCAACCCGGACAAGCTCAAGAAATTGCCTACAACTTAGCTCAACTTTTAGCACCTAGAGAATTAAAAGAAACGCAAGTCCTGTTTATTCGTGGCGAACTTCAACCACAACTCCAGGATTTTAGTGATATTGCTTCATTGCAACGCTTCATTACATTCAATCAATCTGAGTGGCTAGTAAATATGCTGGCAAAGGAACGATTTACTACACACTTTCAACCCATCGTCTCAATTCAAAATACATCCGAAATTTATGGTTATGAATCGCTATTACGAGGGCTAGATGAAAAAGGTAATTTATTATCACCAGGGCCAATCTTGGAATTAGCTACGGAAGCCGGACTGTTACCACAACTCGACCGACTCGCTCGTTTGAGTACAATAGCTCAGTTTAGCCGTTATCAAGTCAACGGTAAAATCTTCGTCAATTTTACACCAACAGCACTTTATGACCCCGCTTCTTGTCTACGTAGTACAGTCGAAGCAATTGATCAAGCAGGTATTGCTCACGATCAGGTTGTCTTTGAAGTTGTAGAGTCAGACAGTCCTCAAGATTTAGCCCATCTCAAGGTAGTGCTGCAATACTATCGAGATAGGGGGTTTTTAGTTGCCCTGGATGACCTGGGTTCTGGTTATTCTGGTTTAAACTTATTGCATCAGTTGCGTCCAGACTTTATCAAGTTGGACATAGAGTTGATTCGAGATGTGCATCAAGATTTGTACAAAGCCTCAATTACCGAGAAAATTATCGAGATTGCCCACAAGTTAAACATCCATACCGTTGCTGAAGGAATTGAGTGCATTGAAGAACTGAACTGGCTACGAGAAAAAGGCGCAACTTTTGCTCAAGGCTATTTAATTGCTCAACCTCATCCTGTACCTGTGACTCACACTCCACATTTTGAGGCGATCGCTTTAACTTTAGCATCAGCAACTGATCAACCAATCCAGCAACAAGTGCAACACCAAAGTGAATCTGAGCGTATTGTTGCGGCTGTCACCCAGCGCATCAGGCAATCTTTAGAATTAGATGAGATTTTGCAAACCACAGCCGATGAAGTCCGACAACTATTTGCTGTAGACCGAGTGGTAATCTATCAGTTTGAGCCAGACTGGAGTGGTTTAGTGGCTGTAGAGTCTTTAGCACCAGGCTGCATATCCATTCTCGGATTTAATGTGATGGATACATGCTTTCAGTCTACCCGCGCAGATTACTACCAACAGGGCAATACAAGAGCCATTGAAAATATTGAAACCGCAGGACTATCACCTTGTCATATTGAACTTTTACAGAGTTTACAAATTCGGGCAAACTTGGTTGTGCCGATTTTGCAACAAGAGCGTTTATGGGGATTATTAATTGCTCATCAATGTAGTAGTACCAGAAAATGGCACCAGTCAGAGGTTAATTTATTTAACCAGTTAGCTGGACAAGCGGCGATCGCTATTCACCAGTCGGAACTATACCATCAATTACAACAAGCAAACCAAGAATTACAGCGCCTTGCTGCTTCTGATGGTTTAACCCAAGTGGCAAATCGGCGCTGCTTTGACGACACACTCAACACCGAGTGGCAAAGATTAGCTAGGGAACAAGCCTGTTTATCCTTAATTTTGTGTGATGTCGATTGTTTTAAGTTGTATAACGATACCTATGGACACCTAGCAGGAGATGATGTTCTCAGACAGGTAGCCCAGGCAATTTCAATGACTGTTAAACGCCCTGCGGATTTAGTTGCTCGATATGGTGGTGAAGAATTTGCCGTCATTTTGCCCAATACAGATACTGAAGGTGCGATCGCCGTTGCTACAGAAATTCAAAATAATATCCGTGCATTGCAATTACAACAACCAAATTCTCAGGTAAATCAAATCATCACTCTCAGTCTAGGTGTCGCAACCATTATTCCCGATAGTCAATCATCCCCAGCAACTTTAATTGCTGCTGCTGATCAAGGACTCTATCAGGCAAAAGCCCAAGGCAGAAATTGTATAGTGCAGATGAACGGTGAAGCATAA
- a CDS encoding PAS/PAC sensor hybrid histidine kinase, protein MEQVRILVVEDEVIVARTIANQLNQLGYTVIGTASSGQVAIAKALEGKPELVLMDVILKGEMDGITAASQIRDQLDIPVIFLTAYGDDNTVQRAKTTQPFGYVIKPFTPKDLRIAIEIGLLKHALERDLRENRDRLATLLNSMSDAVIATNEQGIVTFVNPAAEALTGWKQADALGKDVSKIFQLVDEVTETSLENPVAKVLRERQVIYLNDFTSLITKNGSRVPIGDSASPIMRQPGQINGVVVVFWDLSERRQAQLLEQALHKEREVNQLKSLFISTVSHEFRNPLSVIQSSVELIELQGENLPIEKRKTYLKRINSAVQSMKQLMEDVLFMGKSDAGKLECHPSFLNLQEFCQELLAEFTTINSRGAEIIFKCHSDRTEACMDEQLLRYIFTNLLNNAVKYSPASGNILFDLTCDLIDKVAIFRIQDHGIGIPEADQTRLFESFYRASNVQSIPGTGLGLVIVKKCVEAHQGQISINSQAGAGSTFTITLPLNYPNRIK, encoded by the coding sequence ATGGAGCAAGTGAGAATTTTAGTCGTAGAAGATGAAGTTATAGTTGCCAGAACCATTGCTAACCAACTGAATCAACTAGGATATACAGTAATTGGAACAGCTTCTTCCGGCCAAGTTGCCATTGCTAAAGCCTTAGAAGGCAAACCTGAATTAGTTTTAATGGATGTCATCTTAAAAGGTGAGATGGATGGCATTACAGCAGCATCTCAGATTCGTGACCAGTTAGATATCCCAGTAATATTTCTGACTGCTTATGGCGATGATAATACAGTACAACGTGCGAAAACTACGCAACCATTTGGATATGTCATTAAACCCTTCACTCCGAAAGATTTGCGGATAGCCATTGAAATTGGCTTATTAAAACACGCATTAGAACGGGATTTACGCGAAAATCGAGACCGATTAGCTACACTTTTAAACTCAATGAGTGATGCTGTTATTGCCACAAATGAACAAGGAATTGTGACATTTGTCAACCCAGCAGCAGAGGCGCTAACTGGTTGGAAGCAAGCAGATGCTTTGGGGAAAGATGTATCTAAAATTTTTCAGCTAGTTGATGAAGTTACAGAAACTTCTTTAGAAAACCCTGTAGCAAAAGTTCTCAGAGAGCGACAGGTGATATATTTAAATGACTTTACATCACTGATTACGAAAAATGGTTCTAGAGTTCCCATTGGTGATAGTGCTTCTCCCATTATGCGCCAGCCTGGACAGATAAATGGTGTAGTAGTTGTTTTTTGGGATCTCAGCGAACGAAGACAAGCGCAATTACTTGAACAAGCATTGCATAAAGAGCGAGAAGTTAATCAACTTAAATCTCTATTTATTTCGACTGTTTCTCATGAATTTCGTAATCCTTTAAGCGTGATTCAATCATCAGTTGAATTGATTGAACTGCAAGGAGAAAATTTACCTATAGAGAAAAGAAAGACATATTTAAAAAGAATTAATAGTGCAGTGCAATCCATGAAACAACTTATGGAAGATGTGTTGTTTATGGGTAAATCGGATGCAGGTAAATTGGAGTGTCATCCTAGTTTTCTAAATTTGCAAGAATTTTGTCAAGAATTGCTTGCCGAATTTACCACAATTAATTCTAGAGGCGCAGAAATTATTTTTAAATGTCATAGCGATCGCACAGAGGCGTGCATGGATGAGCAACTGTTACGTTACATATTTACGAATTTGCTCAATAACGCTGTGAAATACTCTCCAGCAAGTGGTAACATTTTATTTGATTTAACTTGCGACCTAATTGATAAAGTAGCTATTTTCCGCATTCAAGACCACGGAATTGGTATCCCGGAAGCCGACCAAACTCGACTTTTTGAATCATTTTACCGAGCTTCTAATGTACAATCCATTCCAGGTACAGGACTAGGATTAGTGATCGTGAAAAAGTGTGTAGAAGCACATCAAGGCCAAATCAGTATCAACAGTCAAGCTGGTGCTGGTAGTACATTCACAATTACTTTGCCGTTAAATTATCCAAACAGAATTAAGTAG
- a CDS encoding signal transduction histidine kinase, translating to MNNEFLFTNNPSPIWIYDRESLQFLNVNEAAISKYGYSKVQFLQMQITDLYHVEHLPALLENLSNYQYNLNFHHQCRHCCQDGKYIDVETVTHAIEYEHKNSHLVYIQDITERKAIEGNLLASEAMFRAVSEIIPAPLMISRLSDGLILNANQEFFKAFRCESVDIINCPVTDIYHDINESQNLLTELEKQGSLHNYEIMLKRADGSTFWAIASLQHLIFNGESAILSVLSDITEHKNTETHLKEQNEFLQSIFERIPLMIALINPAGQSEWVNQEWEKIIGWKLEDLPSCDLLTSIYPNAEDRQYVMNFVQSADQTWDDFKTKVRDGRIVDTSWTNIRLPNNQIMGIGQDITYRKQTERALKTQLEREQLMRTVVQRIHQSLNLQDILDATVQEVRHLLQVERVIVYQFAPDMSGKVVAESVESGWKVSLGVQIEDTCFQTGRGVDYHQGRKRAIADIYQAGLTNCHIHLLEQFEVKANLVVPILLELGGENIGSRLWGLLVAHQCSSPREWEENQLDLLDQLSVTIAIAIQKSSIFQQAQTELVERQKAEKQLRSALAEKEILLKEVHHRVKNNLQIVSSLLQLQSQTLKDPEVIRVFQDSQNRIDSISLIHKNLYTSPNIGELDVIDYIQTLATSILISYQIGLERIDLKTNIAAVSLNVDQAIACGLIINELISNCLKHAFPNEEKGSITITLQNINDHIEMSIQDNGVGIPNDLDWNNSSSLGLSLVYDLVTEQLEGSMTLERHHGTKFTIKFPQFILQ from the coding sequence ATGAATAATGAATTCCTATTTACTAATAATCCTTCTCCAATTTGGATATACGATAGAGAAAGTCTCCAATTTCTCAATGTCAATGAAGCAGCAATTAGTAAATATGGTTATTCAAAAGTACAATTTCTGCAAATGCAAATTACTGACTTATACCATGTAGAACATTTGCCTGCTTTATTAGAAAACTTATCTAATTATCAGTATAATTTAAATTTTCATCATCAATGTCGGCATTGTTGTCAAGATGGCAAATATATTGATGTTGAAACCGTAACCCATGCTATAGAATATGAGCATAAAAACTCTCATTTAGTTTATATCCAAGACATCACTGAGCGTAAAGCAATAGAGGGCAATCTTCTAGCAAGTGAAGCAATGTTTCGAGCAGTTTCAGAAATAATTCCTGCCCCTTTAATGATTTCTAGATTATCTGATGGGTTAATTTTAAATGCTAATCAAGAGTTCTTCAAAGCATTTCGTTGCGAGTCAGTGGATATAATAAATTGTCCAGTTACAGATATCTATCATGATATAAATGAGTCTCAAAATCTATTAACAGAACTAGAGAAGCAAGGCTCATTACATAATTATGAAATTATGCTCAAAAGAGCAGACGGAAGTACATTTTGGGCTATTGCTTCACTTCAGCATTTAATATTTAATGGTGAGTCAGCTATTTTATCTGTATTGTCTGATATCACCGAACACAAGAATACAGAAACACACCTCAAAGAGCAAAATGAATTTCTGCAAAGTATTTTCGAGCGCATTCCATTAATGATTGCCTTGATTAATCCAGCAGGTCAATCAGAATGGGTGAATCAAGAATGGGAGAAAATTATTGGGTGGAAGCTGGAAGATTTGCCAAGTTGTGATTTGCTCACATCAATATATCCTAATGCTGAAGACCGTCAATATGTAATGAATTTTGTGCAGTCAGCAGACCAAACTTGGGATGATTTTAAAACTAAAGTGAGAGATGGTCGAATTGTTGATACATCTTGGACTAATATTAGACTTCCTAATAATCAAATCATGGGTATCGGGCAGGATATCACATATCGCAAGCAAACTGAGAGGGCATTAAAAACTCAGTTAGAAAGAGAACAATTAATGCGAACTGTGGTGCAGAGAATTCATCAATCTTTAAATTTGCAAGATATTCTTGACGCTACAGTTCAAGAAGTAAGACATTTGCTGCAAGTAGAGCGAGTGATTGTTTATCAATTTGCCCCTGATATGAGTGGTAAAGTCGTAGCAGAATCGGTAGAATCTGGCTGGAAAGTATCTTTAGGTGTACAAATAGAAGATACTTGTTTTCAGACAGGGAGAGGAGTAGATTATCATCAAGGACGAAAACGCGCGATCGCCGATATCTACCAAGCTGGACTTACAAATTGTCATATTCATCTATTAGAACAATTTGAAGTCAAAGCTAATTTAGTTGTACCTATTTTATTAGAATTAGGTGGCGAAAACATTGGCTCTCGCCTTTGGGGTTTACTGGTGGCGCATCAATGTTCTAGTCCACGAGAATGGGAAGAAAATCAATTAGACTTGCTTGATCAACTTTCAGTGACAATTGCGATCGCTATTCAAAAATCTAGTATCTTTCAACAAGCTCAAACCGAATTAGTCGAACGACAAAAAGCCGAAAAGCAATTGAGAAGCGCCTTAGCTGAAAAAGAAATTCTTTTGAAAGAAGTACATCATCGCGTCAAGAATAACTTGCAAATTGTCTCAAGTTTATTACAACTCCAATCTCAAACTCTCAAAGACCCAGAAGTAATTAGAGTTTTTCAAGATAGTCAAAATCGGATTGATTCTATCTCATTAATTCACAAAAATTTATATACATCACCGAATATTGGGGAATTAGATGTAATTGACTATATCCAGACTTTAGCAACTAGTATTTTAATTTCTTACCAAATCGGGCTAGAAAGAATTGACTTAAAAACTAATATTGCCGCAGTTAGCCTGAATGTTGATCAAGCGATCGCTTGTGGTTTGATTATTAACGAATTAATTTCTAACTGTCTAAAACATGCTTTTCCCAATGAGGAAAAGGGAAGTATAACTATTACATTACAGAATATTAATGATCATATCGAAATGTCTATTCAAGACAATGGTGTTGGGATACCAAATGATTTAGATTGGAATAATAGTAGTTCTTTAGGTTTATCTTTAGTTTATGACTTAGTTACAGAACAGCTTGAAGGCAGCATGACTTTAGAACGTCATCATGGTACAAAGTTTACAATCAAATTTCCCCAGTTCATTTTGCAGTAA
- a CDS encoding putative nuclease, with translation MNLIELLLVLATVVGVGDSNIIRVKSDTGQIQTVNLACVNLPNARQKSDSSAATQKLKQLLPTGNAVVIRRVTEDESDRITGEIFVDNQSVNLRLVAEGNAVVDQDSIDNCQETKTQYLIAQANAKNKRLGIWQQINPGTNKQVPR, from the coding sequence ATGAATTTAATAGAGCTACTTTTAGTTTTGGCGACAGTAGTTGGAGTCGGGGATAGCAATATAATTCGCGTCAAAAGCGATACAGGACAAATTCAGACAGTCAACCTGGCTTGTGTTAATTTACCGAATGCAAGACAAAAATCTGATAGTTCAGCCGCAACGCAGAAACTCAAACAACTATTACCAACGGGTAATGCGGTAGTGATTAGAAGAGTTACAGAAGATGAAAGCGATCGCATTACTGGCGAAATATTTGTCGATAATCAGTCAGTCAATCTCCGCTTAGTTGCCGAAGGTAATGCTGTTGTTGATCAAGATTCTATCGACAACTGCCAAGAAACTAAAACTCAATATTTAATCGCTCAAGCCAATGCTAAAAATAAACGACTAGGAATATGGCAGCAAATTAATCCAGGCACAAATAAACAAGTCCCAAGATAA
- a CDS encoding ketol-acid reductoisomerase, which produces MARMYYDEDANLDLLAGKTIAIIGYGSQGHAHALNLKDSGLNVIVGLYPGSKSAQKAEAAGLTVKNVADAAKAADFIMILLPDEVQKTVYKNEIEPNLEAGNVVAFAHGFNIHFGQVVPPAEVDVVMVAPKGPGHLVRRTYEQGQGVPALFAVYQNASGQARDRAMAYARGIGGTRAGILETTFREETETDLFGEQAVLCGGLSALIKAGFETLVEAGYQPELAYFECLHEVKLIVDLVVEGGLATMRDSISNTAEYGDYTRGPRVVNEQTKAEMRKILREIQSGQFAREFVLENQSGKPGFTAMRRQEAEHPIEVVGKDLRAMFSWLKKV; this is translated from the coding sequence ATGGCCCGGATGTACTATGACGAAGATGCCAATTTAGACCTTTTGGCTGGAAAAACTATTGCTATTATCGGCTATGGTTCCCAAGGTCATGCTCATGCCCTGAATTTAAAAGATAGCGGTTTGAATGTGATTGTCGGGCTATATCCAGGAAGCAAGTCAGCACAAAAAGCCGAAGCCGCTGGCTTAACCGTGAAAAATGTTGCAGATGCAGCTAAAGCAGCTGACTTCATCATGATTTTGTTACCCGATGAAGTACAAAAAACAGTTTACAAAAACGAAATTGAACCTAATTTAGAAGCTGGAAATGTAGTGGCTTTTGCCCACGGTTTTAATATTCATTTTGGGCAAGTTGTCCCACCTGCTGAGGTAGATGTGGTGATGGTAGCGCCCAAAGGCCCTGGTCATTTAGTGCGCCGGACTTATGAACAAGGACAAGGCGTACCTGCGTTGTTTGCTGTTTATCAAAATGCTAGTGGTCAGGCACGCGATCGCGCAATGGCTTACGCTAGAGGTATCGGTGGCACACGCGCGGGCATTCTCGAAACCACTTTCCGCGAAGAAACTGAAACCGATTTGTTTGGAGAACAAGCAGTATTATGTGGCGGTTTGAGCGCCTTAATCAAAGCTGGTTTTGAAACTTTAGTCGAAGCTGGTTATCAACCAGAATTAGCTTATTTTGAATGTCTGCACGAAGTTAAATTAATTGTTGACTTGGTTGTAGAAGGTGGTTTAGCCACAATGCGCGATAGCATTTCCAACACCGCAGAATATGGCGACTATACCCGTGGCCCCAGAGTTGTCAACGAACAAACCAAAGCGGAAATGCGGAAAATTCTCCGCGAAATTCAATCAGGACAATTTGCTCGTGAATTCGTTTTAGAGAACCAATCTGGTAAACCAGGATTTACGGCAATGCGTCGTCAAGAAGCCGAACACCCCATTGAAGTAGTCGGTAAAGACCTACGGGCAATGTTTAGCTGGTTGAAAAAAGTTTAA